ACCCCCGCCAAGGACCGCGATCCCGACTGGTTCAAGCGCGCCGTCTTCTACGAGGTACTCGTCCGCTCCTTCCAGGACTCCAACGGCGACGGCGTCGGCGACCTCAAAGGCCTCACCGCCAAGCTGGACTACCTGCAATGGCTGGGCGTCGACTGCCTCTGGCTGCCGCCGTTCTTCAAGTCGCCTCTGCGCGACGGCGGTTACGACGTCTCGGACTACACCGCCGTGCTGCCGGAGTTCGGCGACCTCGCCGACTTCGTCGAGTTCGTGGACGCCGCGCACCAGCGCGGCATGCGCGTGATCATCGACTTCGTCATGAACCACACGAGCGACCAGCACGACTGGTTCCAGCAGTCCCGGTCCGACCCCGACGGGCCGTACGGCGACTACTACGTCTGGGCCGACGACGACAAGCAGTTCCCCGACGCCCGGATCATCTTCGTCGACACGGAGACGTCCAACTGGACCTTCGACCCGGTGCGCAAGCAGTACTACTGGCACCGCTTCTTCTCCCACCAGCCGGACCTCAACTACGAGAACCCGGCCGTGCAGGAGGAGATCATCTCCGCGCTCCGCTTCTGGCTGGACCTCGGTATCGACGGCTTCCGGGTGGACGCCGTGCCGTACCTCTACCAGCGCGAGGGCACCAACTGCGAGAACCTCCCCGAGACCCACGGCTTCCTCAAGCGGGTCCGCAAGGAGATCGACGCCAACTACCCCGACACGGTGCTGCTGGCGGAGGCCAACCAGTGGCCCGAGGACGTCGTCGACTACTTCGGCGACTACACCGCCGGCGGCGACGAGTGCCACATGGCGTTCCACTTCCCGGTGATGCCGCGGATCTTCATGGCCGTGCGCCGGGAGAGCCGCTACCCGGTCTCGGAGATCCTGGCGAAGACCCCCGAGATCCCGTCCGGCTGCCAGTGGGGCATCTTCCTCCGCAACCACGACGAGCTGACGCTCGAAATGGTCACGGACGAGGAACGCGACTACATGTACGCGGAGTACGCCAAGGATCCGCGGATGCGGGCCAACATCGGCATCCGCCGCCGGCTCGCGCCCCTCCTGGACAACGACCGCAACCAGATCGAGCTGTTCACGGCCCTGCTGCTGTCGCTGCCCGGCTCCCCGATCCTCTACTACGGGGACGAGATCGGGATGGGTGACAACATCTGGCTGGGCGACCGCGACGCGGTGCGCACCCCGATGCAGTGGACGCCGGACCGCAACGCCGGTTTCTCCTCCAGCGATCCGGGGCGGCTCTACCTCCCCACGATCATGGATCCGGTCTACGGCTACCAGGTCACCAACGTCGAGGCGTCGATGGCCTCGCCGTCCTCGCTGCTGCACTGGACGCGGCGGATGATCGAGATCCGCAAGCAGAACCCGGCCTTCGGCCTCGGCTCGTACAGCGAACTGGCGTCGTCGAACCCGGCGGTGCTCGCGTTCACCCGTGAGTACAAGGACGACCTGGTCATGTGCGTCCACAACTTCTCGCGGTTCGCCCAGCCGACGGAGCTGGACCTGCGGGCGTTCGACGGGTGCCATCCGGTGGAGCTGGTCGGCGGGGTGCGCTTCCCGGCCGTGGGCCAGTGGCCCTATCTGCTGACACTGGCGGGCCACGGTTTCTACTGGTTCCGGATGCGCAGGACCCCGTCGGCGGGCCTGCCCCCGGCTCCGGCGAGCTGACGCCGCCGCACCGCGGCGGCCCCCCGTCCGCGGGGCGGCCACCACCGCCCCGCACCGGGCACCCGCCCGTACCGGGGCTCCCCCGGACCCGCGGCGCCCGGCCGTCGGGCCCCGCACGACGCACGTCGCGCGGGGTCCCCGGCCCGTACGGAGACCCGAGGACGGTCACGGCACCGTCGTCACTCCGTACGGACCTTTCCTCACCCGACACGTCCCGCACAGCCGGACAGCCATTGCCGCAATCCGGGACACTCTTCGCATCCTGTGGTGTGCCCGGGGAAAGGACGCGATGCCATGTCGGAGGCTGCATCCACTCGAGTCGCCCTGGCGAAGAGCACGACGAAACGCACGGCCGGGAGACGGGTCCCGCCGGACACGGCGGACCTGCTGGCGTCGCTCGCCCCGCTGCTCCACGAATGGCTGCCCAGGCAGCGGTGGTTCGCGGGCAAGGGGCAGGCGGTCACCGGCTTCTCGCTCGTCGCGGCGACCGAGATACTGCCACTGGACGCGAGCGCGGCGGGCCCCGGTCTGCTGCACCTGCTCGTCCGGGTCCGCCACCCGGACCTCCCCGACCGGTCGCAGGGCGACTGCTACCAGCTCCTGCTCGGCGTGCGCCGCACCCTGCCCCCGCGGCTGGCCGGGGCGCTCATCGGCCGGGTGGCCGAAGGCCCGCTGGCCGGCCGCATCCTCTACGAGGGACTGCACGACCCACGGGTCGCCGCCCTGCTGCTGGAACGATTCCGTACGCCGGGATCGCTCGGTCCGCTGCGCTTCGAACGGGCGGCGCCGATCGAACCCGGCCTGGTCCCGCGCGTCCTGGACACGGAGCAGTCCAACTCCTCCCTGGTCTACGGCGACACCTACATCCTGAAGATCTTCCGCCGGGTCTTCCCCGGCACCAACCCCGATCTGGAACTGCCGCTGGCGCTCGGCCGGGCGGGCTGCGGGCGGGTGCCGGCCCCGGTCGCCTGGTTCGAGGCCGCCGGGCCGGAGCCGCTGACCCTCGGTGTGCTCCAGCCGTTCCTGCACGGCGCAGAGGACGGCTGGCAGCTGGCGCTGGCCGCGCTGCGCGCCGGGCGTGACTTCGTCCCGGAGGCGCGCGCCCTGGGACGGGCCACGGCGGAGGTGCACACGGCGCTCGCCACGGCGCTCCCTACCCCGGCGCTGCCCCCGTCGCAGACCCGGCAGCTGGTGGACCAGATGACCGAGCGGCTGGAGGCGGCCGCCCGGGCGGTCCCCGCCCTCGTCCCCTACGTACCGGGGCTGCGCACCGCCTTCGACGCGGTGGCCGCGCTGGGCCACCGGGGCGGCGGCGGCTGGGCGGCCCAGCGGGTCCACGGTGACCTGCACCTCGGCCAGACCCTGCGCGGCGAGGACGGTTTCTGGTCGCTGATCGACTTCGAGGGCGAGCCGGCCAAGCCGCTGCCCGAGCGCCGCAGCCCGCAGCCGCCGGTGCGAGACGTGGCGGGGATGCTCCGGTCCTTCGACTACGCGGCGCGCTCGCACCGGCCGTGGAATCCCGGGTGGGCGGCCCACTGCCGTGCCGCCTACTGCGAGGGCTACGCGGCGGCGTCCGGCACCGATCCGCGCGGCGAACCGGAGCTGCTGCGCGCCCATGAGACCGACAAGGCGGTGTACGAGGTGCTGTACGAGGCCCGGCACCGTCCCGACTGGCTGCCCGTGCCGATGGCGGCGATCGAGCGCCTGGCCGCCGCCACGGCCCCCTGACCCCGTTCCCCGTGCCCTCCCCTGCCCCCTGTCTCCCCTTCTCCCTCCTAGGAGGCCGTCCCTGTGACCGCCCGTAAACCGTCGTCCCGCACATCGCCCGAGCCCGCCCCCGAGCCCGTCGAGGCCGCTCCCGCGGCGACCGCGGCGACCGCCGCCGAACCCGCCTCCGCGCCACCGGCCGTCGCGGAGGCGGCCTCCACCCCGCAGGTCGCCGCCAAGCGCCCCCGGGCGAAGCGGCCGGCGGCCACCGGCGCCACGGCCGCGACCGGCACGGCGTCCGCCGCACCCGGCACCGCCAAGCGCGCGCGTACGGCCAGGAAGCCGGCCGCCACGGCCCCTCCCGCCCCCGCCGCTGTCACCACCCCCGCCCCGCCCGCCGCCGAGACGCCGGCCGAAGCACCGGCAGGGGCGTCGGCCGAGGCGCCGGCCGGGGCCCGCGCGGGGTCCGGTACCGGTGCCACCGCCCCGCCCCGCCCCCGGCGCGGCGGCGGCAGCAAGGAGATGCTGCCGGCCATGCCCCTGGACGGCGCGGACCGCGGCCGGCTGCTCGCCGGTGAGCACCACGACCCGCACGGCGTCCTCGGTGCCCACGCGACGCAGGGCGGTGTGCTCGTCAGGGTGCTGCGCCCGTTCGCGCGTGCCGTGACGGTGCTGGTGGACCCGGACGTGCGGGCGCCGCTGCAGAGCGACGGCGACGGCTTCTTCTCGGGGGTCCTGCCGCTGCCCGCGGTGCCCGGGGCGTACCGGCTGGCGGTCGCCTACGACGACGGCGAGACCGAGGGCGACGACCCGTACCGCTTCCTGCCCGCGCTCGGTGAACTCGATCTGCACCTGATCGGCGAGGGCCGCCACGAGGAACTGTGGAAGGCGCTCGGGGCGCAGCCGATGACGCACCAGGGCGTCGCGGGCACCCGCTTCACCGTCTGGGCGCCGGACGCGCGCGGGGTGCGGGTCATGGGCGACTTCAACCACTGGGACGGCACCGCCTTCCCGATGCGCTCACTGGGGTCCACCGGTGTGTGGGAACTGTTCGTCCCGGGGGTCGGCGAGGGCGCCGTCTACAAGTACGACATCGCCCGCCCCGACGGTTCGCACACCCAGCGGGCCGACCCGATGGCACGCCGGGCGGAGGTGCCGCCCGCGACGGCGTCCGTGGTGACCGCGTCGCACCACGAGTGGCAGGACGCCGACTGGATGGCGCACCGGGGCGACCGCCCGGTCCACGCGTCCCCGTTCTCCGTCTACGAGGTCCACCTGCCCTCCTGGCGCCCCGGCCTGACGT
This DNA window, taken from Streptomyces nitrosporeus, encodes the following:
- the treS gene encoding maltose alpha-D-glucosyltransferase; translated protein: MIVNEPVHDLFEDTPAKDRDPDWFKRAVFYEVLVRSFQDSNGDGVGDLKGLTAKLDYLQWLGVDCLWLPPFFKSPLRDGGYDVSDYTAVLPEFGDLADFVEFVDAAHQRGMRVIIDFVMNHTSDQHDWFQQSRSDPDGPYGDYYVWADDDKQFPDARIIFVDTETSNWTFDPVRKQYYWHRFFSHQPDLNYENPAVQEEIISALRFWLDLGIDGFRVDAVPYLYQREGTNCENLPETHGFLKRVRKEIDANYPDTVLLAEANQWPEDVVDYFGDYTAGGDECHMAFHFPVMPRIFMAVRRESRYPVSEILAKTPEIPSGCQWGIFLRNHDELTLEMVTDEERDYMYAEYAKDPRMRANIGIRRRLAPLLDNDRNQIELFTALLLSLPGSPILYYGDEIGMGDNIWLGDRDAVRTPMQWTPDRNAGFSSSDPGRLYLPTIMDPVYGYQVTNVEASMASPSSLLHWTRRMIEIRKQNPAFGLGSYSELASSNPAVLAFTREYKDDLVMCVHNFSRFAQPTELDLRAFDGCHPVELVGGVRFPAVGQWPYLLTLAGHGFYWFRMRRTPSAGLPPAPAS
- a CDS encoding maltokinase N-terminal cap-like domain-containing protein, which gives rise to MSEAASTRVALAKSTTKRTAGRRVPPDTADLLASLAPLLHEWLPRQRWFAGKGQAVTGFSLVAATEILPLDASAAGPGLLHLLVRVRHPDLPDRSQGDCYQLLLGVRRTLPPRLAGALIGRVAEGPLAGRILYEGLHDPRVAALLLERFRTPGSLGPLRFERAAPIEPGLVPRVLDTEQSNSSLVYGDTYILKIFRRVFPGTNPDLELPLALGRAGCGRVPAPVAWFEAAGPEPLTLGVLQPFLHGAEDGWQLALAALRAGRDFVPEARALGRATAEVHTALATALPTPALPPSQTRQLVDQMTERLEAAARAVPALVPYVPGLRTAFDAVAALGHRGGGGWAAQRVHGDLHLGQTLRGEDGFWSLIDFEGEPAKPLPERRSPQPPVRDVAGMLRSFDYAARSHRPWNPGWAAHCRAAYCEGYAAASGTDPRGEPELLRAHETDKAVYEVLYEARHRPDWLPVPMAAIERLAAATAP